From Dioscorea cayenensis subsp. rotundata cultivar TDr96_F1 chromosome 13, TDr96_F1_v2_PseudoChromosome.rev07_lg8_w22 25.fasta, whole genome shotgun sequence, the proteins below share one genomic window:
- the LOC120274581 gene encoding probable protein S-acyltransferase 22 → MRKHGWQLPYHPLQVVAVAVFLALGFAFYVFFVPFVGRKLVEYVVMGVYTPLVTCVFCLYIWCAATDPGDPGVFKSKKYLNIDDDRKQTHLKESEGCAIRKEHSTEVGDDPVTKGIDADVSEQVPEKVETKNPSCCKFTLLAVLFGWCHLPFLCRRHDSHDQSSEQQMSEEGMFYCSLCEVEVLKYSKHCRVCDKCVDGFDHHCRWLNNCIGRRNYRRFFILMVTALLLLILQWSIGILVLILCFLERKQFSMEIMSKLGSSFSLVPFVVVVASCTLLAMIATLPLAQLFFFHVLLIKKGISTYDYIVALREQEQPEGGGQQSPQMSQVSSFTGLSSASSFNAFHRGAWCTPPRLFLEDQFDVIPPEIGMPANFAAKKMMAEESTKKRNAGTVKISPWTLARLDPEEVSKAAAQAKRNSKILQPVVRRETPLGQDTDSFGSGSSRQFPRPDDRRRVNKRGRPLMNLPTEPLAKISASATDSNGSDIGPGASSSLAPLQLEARSAFRTSRAMSSTGIVASSPDSSLDSPDLHPFRASSSGAEEAFVLTSRPSVSTPAQKGIQLSRSTSDGYDASGGEDSDRVPSKIVYKPSNWSNMLFNSGRSSQADVAKPSSSGGMQTNIRPL, encoded by the exons ATGAGGAAGCATGGTTGGCAGCTGCCTTACCATCCTCTTCAg GTGGTGGCTGTTGCTGTTTTTCTGGCACTTGGTTTTGCTTTCTATGTGTTCTTTGTGCCATTTGTGGGGAGGAAGCTTGTGGAGTATGTGGTCATGGGGGTTTATACTCCTCTG GTTACATGTGTCTTCTGTTTGTATATTTGGTGTGCTGCGACAGATCCCGGAGACCCAGGGGTGTTCAAATCTAAGAAATATCTTAATATAGACGATGACCGAAAACAAACTCACTTAAAGGAATCAGAAGGATGTGCAATCAGGAAAGAGCATTCTACGGAAGTGGGAGACGATCCAGTCACCAAGGGCATCGATGCAGATGTGTCTGAACAAGTACCCGAGAAAGTCGAGACGAAAAATCCGTCTTGCTGTAAATTCACTTTATTAGCTGTTCTATTTGGCTGGTGTCATCTTCCTTTCCTTTGTCGACGACATGATTCACATGACCAGTCTTCTGAACAACAAATGAGTGAAGAGGGCATGTTTTACTGCAGTTTATGTGAAGTTGAG GTTTTGAAGTATAGCAAGCACTGTAGAGTTTGCGACAAATGTGTTGATGGCTTTGATCATCACTGCAGG TGGCTCAACAACTGTATAGGAAGACGGAATTATCGCCGGTTCTTCATCCTTATGGTTACCGCTCTTCTCTTG CTCATTCTACAGTGGTCGATAGGGATCCTTGTgttgattctctgttttcttgaaCGAAAGCAGTTCTCGATGGAGATCATGTCAAAGTTAGGCAGCAGCTTCTCGTTGGTTCCGTTTGTCGTTGTGGTG GCTTCCTGCACCTTGCTAGCGATGATTGCCACGTTACCTCTGGCGCAACTCTTCTTCTTCCATGTTCTTCTAATTAAAAAG GGAATAAGCACGTATGATTACATTGTCGCCTTAAGGGAGCAGGAACAGCCCGAGGGTGGGGGTCAGCAAAGTCCACAAATGTCTCAAGTGAGCTCATTCACTGGATTGAGCAGCGCCAGTTCCTTTAATGCGTTTCACCGTGGCGCATGGTGTACTCCGCCTCGGTTATTCCTCGAGGATCAG TTTGATGTTATTCCACCCGAGATCGGCATGCCTGCTAATTTTGCTGCCAAGAAAATGATGGCCGAAGaatcaacaaagaaaagaaatgccGGCACAGTAAAAATTAGTCCGTGGACTTTGGCGCGCCTTGATCCAGAAGAAGTATCGAAAGCAGCTGCACAGGCGAAGAGAAATTCAAAGATATTGCAGCCAGTTGTTAGGAGAGAGACGCCACTAGGACAAGACACAGACAGCTTTGGTAGTGGCAGTAGCAGGCAGTTTCCAAGGCCTGATGATCGGAGACGGGTGAACAAGAGAGGCAGGCCGCTGATGAACCTTCCAACTGAGCCACTTGCGAAAATATCGGCCAGTGCTACCGACAGTAATGGCAGTGACATTGGTCCGGGTGCATCCTCAAGTTTAGCCCCTCTGCAGCTTGAAGCTCGGAGTGCATTTCGAACAAGCCGGGCCATGTCTTCAACTGGAATTGTGGCTTCATCGCCTGATAGTAGCTTAGACTCACCCGACCTCCATCCATTTCGAGCTTCTTCCTCTGGAGCCGAAGAAGCCTTTGTGCTCACATCTCGTCCGTCTGTCAGTACCCCTGCACAGAAGGGGATTCAGCTCTCAAGATCTACCAGTGATGGGTATGACGCATCCGGGGGTGAAGACAGCGATCGAGTCCCATCAAAAATTGTGTACAAGCCATCGAATTGGAGTAACATGCTCTTCAACTCTGGCCGCAGTAGCCAGGCTGATGTTGCAAAGCCGTCTTCCTCCGGGGGAATGCAAACTAACATTAGGCCACTTTGA
- the LOC120274476 gene encoding uncharacterized protein LOC120274476: MASDSIAGTTVIPPMNALEILRETIRVLRADPSAFTAILAFLICPVSAALLSNALVPTAAVTALSRRLALLALRSGLPLTHSIRHLSHHLSSSVLSSLFCFPLLLSLLLLARSSISFSVASIYAFRPILLAEFVALLRRIWRRLFLTYLCVCAAISGCVALFLAILVLVCNAFSVLGYPPEIIAYPAMLVFLTFSMAYAHTIIVCNLATVISVLEDLSGPLALLRSVHLIKGQTQAGLLMFLGSTIGMAFVEGLFEHRVKTLSYGDGSSRIWEGPLLIVMYSFVVLVDSMMSAVFYFTCRSSRMELLNGNVHGLEEVEKVLDQPMAIID, encoded by the coding sequence ATGGCCTCCGACTCCATCGCCGGCACCACCGTCATCCCGCCGATGAACGCCCTCGAGATCCTCCGTGAAACCATCCGTGTCCTCCGCGCCGACCCCTCTGCTTTCACCGCCATCCTCGCTTTCCTCATCTGCCCCGTCTCCGCCGCGCTCCTCTCCAACGCCCTCGTCCCTACCGCCGCCGTCACCGCCCTCTCCCGCCGTCTTGCTCTCCTCGCCCTCCGCTCTGGCCTCCCTCTCACGCATTCCATCAGACACCTCTCGCACCATCTCTCGTCCTCTGTCCTCTCCTCCCTTTTCTGCTTCCCTTTGCTTCTCTCCCTCCTCCTTCTCGCTCGCTCCTCCATATCCTTCTCCGTTGCCTCCATCTACGCCTTCAGACCCATCTTGCTCGCCGAGTTCGTCGCTCTCCTTCGCCGGATCTGGCGCCGACTTTTCCTCACCTACCTCTGCGTCTGCGCGGCCATTTCCGGATGCGTCGCTCTCTTCCTCGCCATCCTTGTCCTCGTCTGCAATGCCTTCTCCGTACTCGGTTACCCTCCGGAGATCATCGCATACCCGGCCATGCTCGTTTTCTTGACTTTCTCCATGGCCTACGCTCACACCATCATCGTCTGCAATCTCGCAACCGTGATCTCCGTCTTGGAGGACTTGTCAGGCCCGCTGGCATTGCTCAGATCTGTGCATTTGATCAAGGGGCAAACGCAGGCCGGCCTGTTGATGTTTCTTGGCTCAACGATTGGAATGGCGTTCGTTGAAGGATTGTTTGAGCATCGAGTGAAGACACTAAGCTATGGAGATGGATCTTCTCGGATTTGGGAGGGGCCTTTGTTGATCGTGATGTACTCGTTTGTAGTGCTTGTGGATTCAATGATGAGTGCTGTCTTTTACTTCACTTGTCGATCCTCGAGGATGGAGTTATTGAATGGCAATGTTCATGGCCTCGAGGAGGTTGAGAAGGTTTTGGATCAACCCATGGCCATCATCGATTGA
- the LOC120274574 gene encoding uncharacterized protein LOC120274574 — translation MARKRKSFDGVEEKKKLDECVVRETAAAAAVAAVSGGVRRTRKRFVGVRQRPSGRWVAEIKDTIQKIRVWLGTFDTAEDAARAYDEAACLLRGSNTRTNFWPCSASQPATPSALPSKITNLLLLRLKARNSAAAAAAPCNGVAAAVADDDDDALPQDRQESQQFLLQQEQQLQHQQQLQQLQQQQQQQYLQQEFFDDDDDDDDIKFTDLLMEPIISALATDTITDTINPSCGVEEQDDIKSVKMEYDWKVAKGDGEDDEIEERIVDDLGAMDFQFIDGQDSSSCFYPPFEIAEEIEELIEDESSGDEPSMLRAAMKRMKYERKISASLYALNGISECLRLSRHEDNKVSWGIMKHDANNEVHSSSNSSCLTSSSSMTSTSSSLSSPSDPNAKNEGESSLWNSLDLPPICLLS, via the coding sequence ATGGCTAGGAAGAGGAAGAGCTTTGATGgagtggaagaaaagaagaaattggaTGAGTGTGTAGTAAGGGAGACAGCGGCAGCTGCGGCAGTTGCGGCAGTGAGTGGTGGTGTTCGGAGAACTAGGAAGCGGTTTGTAGGGGTACGGCAGCGGCCTTCAGGACGGTGGGTGGCAGAGATCAAGGACACAATTCAGAAAATTCGAGTGTGGCTTGGCACGTTTGACACGGCTGAGGATGCTGCCCGGGCTTATGACGAAGCTGCCTGCCTTCTTCGAGGTTCCAATACTCGCACTAACTTCTGGCCTTGCTCGGCGTCTCAGCCTGCTACGCCATCAGCTTTGCCATCGAAGATTACCAATCTTCTTCTGCTAAGGCTCAAGGCCAGAaactctgctgctgctgctgcagctCCTTGTAATGgtgttgctgctgctgttgctgacgatgatgatgatgcattgCCTCAAGATCGACAAGAATCACAGCAATTTCTGTTGCAGCAAGAACAGCAATTGCAACACCAGCAGCAGTTGCAGCAgttgcagcagcagcagcagcagcaatatctacaacaagaattcttcgatgatgatgatgatgatgatgatattaaGTTCACTGATTTACTGATGGAACCGATTATTTCTGCACTTGCTACTGATACTATTACTGATACTATAAATCCAAGTTGCGGAGTTGAAGAGCAAGATGATATCAAATCAGTGAAGATGGAGTATGATTGGAAGGTGGCAAAAGGTGATGGAGAGGATGATGAAATAGAAGAAAGAATTGTCGATGATTTAGGAGCCATGGATTTCCAGTTTATCGATGGACAAGACAGTTCTTCGTGCTTCTATCCACCATTTGAGATAGCAGAGGAGATTGAAGAACTGATCGAAGACGAAAGCAGTGGCGATGAGCCTTCAATGCTCAGAGCTGCAATGAAGAGGATGAAGTATGAGAGAAAGATTTCGGCTTCACTTTATGCACTCAATGGTATATCTGAGTGCTTGAGACTCAGTAGGCATGAAGATAACAAGGTAAGCTGGGGAATCATGAAACACGACGCTAATAATGAAGTtcattcttcatcaaattcttcgtgtttaacttcttcttcatcgATGACATCTACATCATCGTCTTTGTCATCGCCATCGGATCCGAATGCGAAGAATGAAGGTGAATCATCACTATGGAACTCCCTTGATCTTCCTCCCATTTGCTTGCTTTCATAA
- the LOC120274497 gene encoding LON peptidase N-terminal domain and RING finger protein 1-like, translated as MAETLVSRSGWEAFDVEEFQLVDGEENGQGAMAFDLVRTGNRSFRMRRFEDAITCYSKAHLLKPGDPVILSNRSAAFCRISQVLRDRTASESEYQPLNGLDPTTHAELALKDAEKLISLGAGVPKSYFLKAGALILLERYEEAHETLLLGLQVDPFCHLLQACLQDLERITAGSAKRAKYWKPQRTDDFECTLCLKLLYEPVTTPCGHSLCRTCLLQSMDHGNKCPMCRTVLFISPRTYPISVTLNNIIQKNFPEEYAERKSEQESLTYLGVDLMPLFVMDVVLPCQKLSLNIFEPRYRLMVRRIMEGNHRMGMVGIDSSTGSIADYACEVEISECEPLPDGRFYLEVEGCRRFHTLRSWDQDGYRVAEVEWVQDIQPSGGTQEKEDLQQLARSAADLAQSWIRRAREAARIGRRSRHLELLQAEGMPGPQDPERFSFWLINLLNLRPAERLELLSLRDTRERISRGLVFLRAEEESCRVQ; from the exons ATGGCTGAGACTTTGGTTTCCAGGTCGGGTTGGGAGGCATTCGATGTGGAGGAGTTTCAACTG GTGGACGGGGAGGAGAATGGGCAGGGAGCGATGGCTTTTGATCTTGTGCGCACTGGGAACCGGTCGTTTAGGATGCGGCGTTTTGAGGAT GCAATCACATGTTACTCAAAAGCACATCTTCTAAAACCAGGAGATCCTGTCATTCTGAGCAATCGAAGTGCTGCTTTTTGCAG GATTAGCCAGGTTCTTAGAGATCGAACTGCATCAGAATCTGAATATCAACCGCTAAATGGTCTAGATCCTACGACACATGCTGAG CTTGCTCTTAAGGATGCTGAAAAATTGATAAGCTTGGGGGCAGGTGTACCTAAATCATATTTTCTGAAGGCCGGTGCTTTAATTCtg TTGGAGCGGTATGAAGAAGCACATGAAACACTTCTTTTAGGACTTCAAGTTGATCCTTTTTG CCATCTTCTCCAAGCCTGCCTCCAGGATTTGGAAAGGATCACAGCTGGTTCGGCCAAAAGGGCAAAATATTGGAAACCACAGCGTACTGATGACTTTGAATGTACACTATGCTTAAAGTTGTTGTATGAACCAGTTACCACTCCTTGTGGCCATTCTTTATGCCGCACTTGTTTGCTTCAGTCTATGGACCATG GTAATAAGTGCCCAATGTGTCGGACTGTTCTATTCATCAGTCCTAGAACATATCCTATTAG TGTGACGTTGAACAACATTATACAGAAAAATTTTCCAGAGGAGTATGCTGAGAGGAAATCTGAGCAAGAAAGTTTGACTTATTTGGGTGTTGATTTGATGCCTCTGTTTGTCATGGATGTTGTTCTACCTTGCCAAAAGTTGTCACTTAATATATTTGAACCTCGATACAGACTGATG GTGAGGAGAATAATGGAAGGAAATCATCGGATGGGAATG GTCGGTATCGACTCTTCAACAGGTTCAATTGCAGATTATGCTTGTGAAGTGGAAATTTCTGA GTGTGAGCCACTTCCAGATGGACGATTCTATTTGGAG GTAGAAGGTTGCCGCCGTTTTCATACTTTGCGATCTTGGGATCAAGATGG GTATCGTGTTGCAGAGGTAGAGTGGGTTCAGGATATTCAACCATCAGGGGGGACTCAAGAAAAAGAGGAT TTGCAACAATTGGCTCGCTCAGCAGCTGACTTGGCCCAATCTTGGATAAGGCGTGCAAGAGAAGCTGCAAGAATTG GTAGGAGGTCAAGACATCTGGAACTCCTTCAAGCTGAGGGGATGCCTGGACCTCAGGATCCTGAGCGATTCAGCTTTTGG CTCATCAACTTATTAAACTTGAGGCCAGCGGAGAGGCTGGAACTGCTATCTTTGAGAGACACTCGAGAG AGAATATCTCGTGGGCTAGTATTTCTAAGAGCTGAAGAAGAAAGTTGCAGAGTCCAATGA
- the LOC120274498 gene encoding uncharacterized protein LOC120274498: MGSNGGDEAFPFAGAAFSAFVAGHEPGALPPPAREEHGKGWELVPSAIYDDCSIFPPSHHEGLHLRQDPDAHPSLPSDRDTEPSSPVVEKEEWARRARRVSESARRLVAWGVELFDDKIGFSGTVWPYAAAVVAVAAVVLARRRHRKEKNNLLLLLLQEKDQRINLLLNQIELMREIIAANNQVYHPAESLTVLWLLEVQIYIRKDELNQAPWHPG, encoded by the exons ATGGGCAGCAATGGCGGAGACGAGGCCTTCCCCTTTGCCGGCGCCGCCTTTAGCGCCTTCGTAGCTGGGCATGAGCCTGGGGCTCTGCCACCGCCGGCAAGGGAAGAGCACGGCAAGGGTTGGGAGCTGGTGCCCTCCGCTATCTACGACGACTGCTCAATCTTCCCCCCTAGCCATCACGAAGGTCTCCATCTCCGGCAGGATCCCGATGCCCATCCATCTCTTCCATCGGATCGAGACACCGAACCATCATCGCCGGTGGTGGAAAAGGAAGAGTGGGCGCGGAGAGCTCGGAGGGTCTCGGAATCGGCCAGGAGATTGGTTGCTTGGGGAGTGGAGCTCTTTGATGATAAGATTGGATTTAGTGGAACTGTGTGGCCGTATGCAGCAGCAGTGGTGGCGGTGGCGGCGGTGGTGCTGGCGAGGAGGAGGCACAGGAAGGAGAAGAACAACCTGCTCCTCTTGCTCCTTCAAGAGAAGGATCAG AGGATCAATCTCCTGCTTAATCAAATCGAGTTAATGAGAGAAATCATAGCAGCAAACAATCAAGTTTACCATCCTGCGGAAAGCTTGACCGTGCTTTGGCTTCTTGAGgtccaaatatatataagaaaagatgAACTGAACCAAGCTCCTTGGCATCCAGGGTAG